The following coding sequences are from one Geothrix sp. window:
- a CDS encoding ExbD/TolR family protein, translating to MDAGGGKAGGVKSDINVTPLVDIVLVLLIIFIVITPAVNSSVKLPTAKHSPKAEKNKDEKYLTLMLTSKRNDKWEVIGPGAILIDDKDAKDLTFFINNEGQRQQLEDFINRNVSQLSQKVVFVKADADLPFKYVNELFQVCRKGGADEASIVTSEDKTEEKPAGGK from the coding sequence ATGGATGCAGGTGGTGGTAAGGCGGGTGGCGTCAAGTCCGACATCAACGTCACCCCGCTCGTGGACATCGTGCTGGTGCTGCTGATCATCTTTATCGTGATCACGCCCGCGGTGAACAGCAGCGTCAAGCTGCCGACTGCCAAGCACAGTCCGAAGGCAGAAAAGAACAAGGACGAGAAGTACCTCACGCTGATGCTCACGTCCAAGCGCAACGACAAGTGGGAAGTCATCGGCCCCGGCGCCATCCTCATCGACGACAAGGATGCGAAGGATCTGACGTTCTTCATCAACAATGAGGGCCAGCGTCAGCAGCTCGAGGATTTCATCAACCGCAATGTCTCCCAGCTGAGCCAGAAGGTCGTCTTCGTGAAGGCTGACGCGGACCTGCCTTTCAAGTACGTCAATGAGCTGTTCCAGGTCTGCCGGAAGGGTGGCGCCGATGAGGCGTCCATCGTGACCAGCGAAGACAAGACCGAAGAAAAGCCCGCAGGAGGCAAATAA
- a CDS encoding ExbD/TolR family protein, translating to MDAGGAKGKQKSDINVTPLIDIVLVLLIVFIVMVPGLDKATKVVVPQVVVQTKVTPPDPNNILIQIDQDGTMTLQQDKIDIQGLKDRLPEAVMLQPLNYRKVFLKVDEDVKFQAMVDVLDTIRVASNTAKQKSLENGDKFLGQDGGDVKVAVSLKKRPASATAPVS from the coding sequence ATGGATGCCGGTGGCGCTAAAGGAAAACAGAAGTCGGATATCAACGTCACTCCGTTGATCGACATCGTGCTGGTGCTCCTCATCGTCTTCATCGTGATGGTGCCCGGCCTCGACAAGGCCACCAAGGTGGTGGTCCCTCAGGTGGTCGTCCAGACCAAGGTGACTCCTCCCGATCCCAACAACATCCTGATCCAGATTGATCAGGATGGGACCATGACCCTCCAGCAGGACAAGATCGACATACAGGGTCTGAAGGATCGGCTCCCCGAGGCGGTGATGCTCCAGCCCCTCAACTACCGGAAGGTCTTCCTGAAGGTGGACGAGGATGTGAAGTTCCAGGCCATGGTGGACGTGCTCGACACGATCCGCGTCGCCTCCAACACCGCCAAGCAGAAGTCCCTGGAAAACGGGGACAAGTTCCTGGGCCAGGACGGCGGCGACGTGAAAGTGGCCGTCTCCTTGAAGAAGCG